The genomic region TTTCGAAAATGCCTTTCCTTTCTATAATCAATCAGACGATTGAATTCGACTTCTCGAATGTTCTTGATTTTTTCGTTGATTGCTTAGGAAAAGAAAAGGCGCCATCTGTTGGGCGGATGACGCCTGATATTTTTTACTTCGTTTCCGGTTCTTCCGTGGTGCGGTCATATTGGCAACAACCAGGTAAGGCTTCATAAGCTTCATCAGTAGCTTTATGCATGTCGGTATCGTAACCTGCTTTGGCGATGGCCATATGCACTTTGTGTACATCCGTTTTAGCATCGTCGAATGTCACCTCCATTTGCTTGGTTTCTTTGTTCCAATCAGCTGCTGTAACGCCATCAACTGACAAGGCGGCTTTCTCAATTGTTTTTTCGCACATGCCGCAATTGCCGTATACTTTAAATTTCTCTGTTTTGCTGGCTGCAAAAACAGTTGCTGTTCCCAACAGGAACAGGGTAACTAAGCTTAATGCTTTTGTTTTCATCTTGTTAATTTTAAAAAGGTTATTGATATAAAAATTCCAAATTCCAAATTCCAAATTCCAAATTCCAAATTTTGCATTCTAATTTCGTTTGTCTTTTTAATCGTGACTTTCGTCCCGGTACAAGCAGCACTCGGGTAGTTCGTTGTAAACTGAATCTGGTGCCTTGTACTTTTCGGTGTCGTGACCTGCTGCAGCAACCGCCTTTTGAACTTCATCTGTAGAAGTCTTTTTCGGATCGAAATTGAGATGCAGCATCTGCTTGTCGGGGTCCCAATTGGCCGACAGAACGCCGTCAATACGATTGGCAGCAGTCTCAATTCGGTCTTTGCACATATCACAATTACCGGACACTTTAAACATCGCGTGTTCTGTAGTCGAATTTGTTTTTGGCATGTCCATCCCTGGCATTTGTCCGGCTTCGGATTCTTCACCTTGAGGATTCATCATGCTGGGCAGTCCTTGCAGCTGGGCAGCGGCATCAATTTTAAATACGCCGTTAACAGCAACTTCTTCGCCTTCGTTTAAGCCGTTGGCAACCACATAATAGTTCCCGGTTTCCGGTCCCAATTCAATTTCGCGGAAGCTGAATGTTGGGTTTGTCGTGTTGGGTACTTTCACATAGACTACCGAGCGTTTCCCGGTCCAGAGCACCGCGGATTTGGGAATCAGTAGCTCATTACTTTTTTCAGCCTTATCCGATTCTACAATGCCATTGACAAACATCTCAGGTTTCAGGCTTTGTTGCGGGTTGCTAACAACTACTCGTACTTTAGCAACTCGACTGGAACCACTCATAAACGGGTCGATGTAGCTTATTTTGCCGTTGAATTCCTTGCCCGGAAGCGCCTGAACCGTGAAGTTGACAGGATCGCCAACCCGCAGCCAGGGAAGATCGCTTTCGTAGGCGTCAAACAAAATCCAGACCTGCGACAGGTTGATAAGTTGGAACAAAGGTTCTCCCTTTTTGACGTAATCGCCAACTGCAACATGGCGCGCCATCACTGTTCCGGAAATGGTCGCCAGGATGTCGAAGTAAGTTTTGGGTTCACCTGCTTTTTCAATCGAAGAGATCTGGTCCTCGGTCAAATCCCAGAGTTTTAGCTTTTCGCGAGATGCTTTGTACAATGAAGGTCGGGAGTCTTTTAACTTCGTTGCCTCCAACAGCTCACGCTGAGCGGTGATCAGATCGGGAGAGTAGATCGTAGCCAGTTTTTCTCCCTTCCGGACGTGCTGCCCGGTAAAATTCACAAACAGTTTTTCAATACGACCACCGAATCGTGCTGTCATTTCTGCAAGATTGCGTTCGTCGGCCTGTACTTTACCCTGCAGGTAAATTTGCTTTTCTGCAGCACCTTTGCCGACAACGATGGTTTGAACGGCCGCCAGTTTTGCAGCCGATTCGGTCATCACAATATCATTCGGGTTTGCTGTTTCTTCGTCCGATTGCATCGAACTGAGCGGGATTAGATCCATGGAGCAAATGGGGCATTTCCCGGGATGATCCATGCGGATTTGCGGGTGCATGGAGCAGGTCCAGGTTTCAGCTTCGCTTTCGTGATCATGGTCTTCATGAACTGCTGTTTCTGTGCTTGAAGGCGCTTCGCCGGAAGGACTGATGAGCCATCCGAGCAGTAAGCCAACGATTAAAACTACGATGACCAATCCGTAGTTTTCTTTTATTTTTTGTATGAAATTTTTCATTTTTTTTTGAGTTTTTCAATTCTGAAAATCCGAATATCAGAGCATCCGAAAATCAATCGTTATTTTCCCATTAGATAGTTTACAAATGAAACGGCAGCCTGCTTGTCAGAGCGGGCTTTCTCGAGTTCCAGTTTATATTGAAGCAGTTTGCGCTCCATACGCAGGATTTCCTCAAAATTTGCTCCGGTGTTGCTGTATTCTGTTTCCAGTAAATCGATGGACATTCGGGCCAGTTTTGCCTGATTTTTATTGAGCGTAATCCGCCGATCGGCATCCTGAAAATCTTTCCAGCTCTGCTCGAAAACGGTTTCCAGCACATTCGATTTATTCAGTTTCTCATTGGCTTTGGCCGTTTCCTGGTAGACCGCTTCGTTGATCATCGAACGGTATTTGTTGCGGTAAAGCGGAATGGTGATGCCGACTTGGGGTAGCATTAATGCGTCTTTGCCGGACATGTTGTTTTCGCCTTTGCCAATAATGGTGTAGTCAATGCCGATCATAATTTTGGGAGCACCTTCTTTTCGGGCTGCTTCTTGCTTATACTGCCAGGCTGTTTGTTGCATATCCAGACTAAGCAACTGATGGTTTTGGCTTAAAATGCTGTCGCGGATATCGGCTTTGGGGAGGGGAAGGTCTTCATCCCAAAGTGTATCCGGCAAATCGATTTGATCTTCCCGCTCGCGGTTCAGCAGTTTGTTGAACATGACTTGCTGAGCAAGCAATTTATCGCGTAGCAGAGCCAACTGATTTTCCAGATCGCCAATTTCCATTTCAATGCGGTATTCATCGACCAGCGAGCTTGTACCTGCTTCAACTTTAATAATCGCCAGCTTTTGCAACGACGAAAGCAATTCGAGGTTGTCGTGTGTCACCGCAATGGCAGTGTTCGAAAAATACAGGTTGAAATAGGTATTTCGAACATCGTTGAAAAGCTTGGATTTGGCTTCCAGAAATAGCTCATACCTGGCTTTTGCTGCCTGGTTGGCGGCGTCTTCTTTTGCGCCGTTTGTTCCGAACCAGGGGAACATTTGCGAGGCTGAAAGTTTAAATTTCATCGGTCCGTTGCGGGTTTCCACAGGGTTGATGAAATAACCAAAAGCGATTTGCGGGTCGGGCAGACTGCTAACTTGAGGAACCGCTTCCAAGGCAGCCATGTATTCGTTGAATGAGGCCTGCAGTCCCGGATTATTTTCGGCTGCCGTCTGCAGGTATTCATCCAGTTGTTCCTGTGCAGAAGCTTGAAATGAGCCGAGCAACAGCATACTGAATAAGATTGTATTGATTAAACTCTTCATGACTTTGCTTTTTTAAGTTCACGCTTCAGTTTACTTTCCTGCCACATGCTGAACAGAACGGGAACGACGAACATGGTCATCACCTGGATAATCATCCCCCCGAAAGAGGGGATGGCCATCGGGACCATGATGTCGGAACCTTTGCCGGTTGAGGTGAGTACCGGAATCAGCGCAATGATGGTGGTTGCTGCCGTCATCATCGCCGGGCGAACCCGCTGCGATCCGGCTTCCAGGATAGACTGTCGAATTTCGCCGACGGTCTCGGGTTTGTTTCGGCCAAACACTTGCTTCAGGTAAGTTCCCATAATCACACCATCGTCGGTGGCGACCCCAAACAGGGCAATGAAGCCGACCCAAACAGCGACACTCAGGTTGACGGTGCCCATCTGAAACATGTCGCGGATATTGATGCCGCCCACGCTGAAGTTCATAAACCAACTTTGGCCGTAGAGCCAGAGCATGAGGAAGCCGCCGGAAAAGGCAACCAGGATTCCGGAGAAGGTCATGGCCGACATAGTGACTGATTTAAACTGAAAGTATAAAATCAGGAATATCAGGATCAGGGAAATCGGTACCACAATCAGCAAGCGGTTCGTTGCCCGGATTTCGTTCTCATAGTTCCCCGTGAAAACATATTTGACGCCGGAAGGAATCGTGATCTCGCCACTATCAATCTTATCCTGGAGATATTTTTGGGCGTTTTCAACCACGTCTACCTCGGCGTAACCGGGCTTTTTGTCGAAAATGACATAGCCAACCAGAAAGGTGTCTTCACTTTTAATCATCTGCGGTCCGCGGGTGTATTGGATGTCGACCAGCTCGCCCAGCGGAACCTGAACGCCGGCAGGGGTGGGGATGAGGACTTTCTTCAGATCATCCGGATTGTCGCGGAACTCGCGGGCATAGCGCACCCGGACCGGATAGCGTTCTCGTCCTTCCACTGTGGTGGTTAATTGCATGCCGCCAACCGCGCTTCCTATAACAGATTGCAAGCCCTGAACGGTCAGTCCGTAACGGGCAATAGCCTCCCGGTTTATCTTCAGCTCGATATACGGTTTTCCAACCACCCGGTCAGCAAAGACCGACATGGGCTCCACACCTTCCACATGTTTCAGTTCATCCTCCAATTCGTAACCTACTTTTTCAATCGTCTCCAAATCGGCACCGAACACTTTGATACCCATTGGTGCGCGCATACCGGTTTGCAACATCACCAAACGTGTTTGGATGGGCTGCAACTTCGGAGCTGATGTCAGGCCGGGAATGGTGGCTTGTTTGATGATTTCCTGCCAGATATCGTCGGGCGAGTTGATGTTTTCGCGCCATTGCCGGAAGTATTCCCCGTTTTTATCTTCAACGAGTTCATCTTTATCAATCAGTCGAAATCCATCTTCCTTCGGATTGTAGACAGAGCCGTCTTTCAATACATAGGCATCGTCTTTATTCACTTTAAAACGCATGCGGTGCCCGTCTTCGTTAAGGATATATTCCGGTTTATAATTGATGATGTTTTCGTACATGGAGACAGGTGCCGGGTCCAATGCTGAATTTACACGTCCCCATTTACCCACGACGTTTTCAACTTCAGGAATGGCATTTACCTTTTTGTCCAGCATGGCTATTACTTCTAGGTTTTCCTGAATACCGGAGTGGGGCATGGTCGTTGGCATCAGAAGGAACGATCCTTCATCGAGCGTTGGCATGAATTCTTTCCCAATTCCCGGGAACCGGTCGTTGGCAGCCTGCCAGGTCTTGGTTTCTTTTACAAAGTCGGGCATGAAACCAAAGGTTTTGTTGAAACCCTGCCAAATGACAATCCCCAGGATAACCACAAAAATAGGGATGCTCAGGAAGGTCCATTTGTGTGCCAGGCACCATTTCAGTATGGAGGAATAAAAATGTACGATGGTCATGAGCGAACCCAGAACGACGCCGATTACGGCAATGGCAAACAGGAAGTTGGCCAACATGGAGTTTTGAGCCCCCATGGGCATCCAGGCCTTCGTCATGAAAAACACAACAACGGCGAGTGTAATGCCCACGTTGATATAATTGGCAAATTGTCTGCGATTTTCCGGCCAACGGTATTCCTGCAGGTTGTTAACTCCGATGGCAACTAGTGCCAGTGCAATCCAGATCCCTGAAATAATGGGGAGCAGGATGCCAGCACCGATCAGGATGCTGTTGAAGACAATTTTCAATTTACGTTTGTCAAAACGGATGGAGAAAACCACATTGGCGAAAGCAGGGATGAAAACCAAGCCAATGAACAAGGCCGATAGCATGGCAAAAGTTTTTGTGAATGCCAATGGCTTGAATAATTTTCCTTCGGCCGCTTCCATAGCGAAAACCGGCAAGAAACTAATAACTGTCGTCGCCAGGGCGGTGATTACCGCTCCCGCAACTTCAACGGTCGCATCGTAAATGACTGTCAGCAATTTTTTGCCTTTTACTCCCAGGTTATCGGGCATCTCCAAATGTCGGATGATGTTCTCGGTAAATACGACCCCGACATCCACCATCACCCCGATGGCAATGGCTATACCAGACAAGGCCACGATGTTGGCATCCACCCCAAATCGCCGCATAAAAATGAATGTCATCAACACCCCGATGGGAAGCAAGCTGGAAATGAGGAACGAGGCCCTGAGGTTTAGCACCAGGACGATCACGACGATAATACTGATGAGGATTTCGAGCGAAAGCGCCTCTTCCAAGGTTCCCAGCGTTTCTTTAATCAGCCCGGTGCGATCGTAAAAAGGGACGATGGTGACTTTCGAAATGGTACCGTCGGCTAATATTTTCGAGGGCAAACCGGGAGCAATCTCAGCAATTTTGGCCTTCAGGTTTTCAATGGTCTGCATTGGGTTGGCACCATAGCGCGCCACAACCACACCGCCAACTGCTTCGGCCCCGCCCTTATCAAGTCCTCCACGGCGGGTAGCGGGACCAAAATTCACTTTGGCCACATCTTTTATGCGGATCGGGACATTGTCGTGAACAGCCACTACACTTTCCTCCAGATCCTTGATATTTTCAATGTATCCGAGCGCGCGGATCAGGTATTCGGCCCTGTTGTATTCGAGGGTTCGGGCACCGATATCGAGGTTGCTGTTTTTCACCGCACTCATGATTTGCATGACATTCACCCCGTTGGCCTTCATGGCATTCGGGTCGATATCGACCTGGTATTCTTTTACGAATCCGCCAATCGAAGCTACTTCGGCAACTCCCTGCGCCGAAGTCAATCCATATCGAACATAGTAATCCTGAACAGAGCGAAGTTCCTGCGGATCCCAACCGCCAGCCGGTTTACCGTCTTTGTCGCGCCCTTCGAGTGTGTACCAGTAAATTTGCCCAAGCGCGCTGGCATCAGGCCCCAATGCTGGAGTGACGTCGGAAGGCAATGTACCTGTCGGCAATGAGTTTAGTTTTTCGAGGATCCGGGTGCGGCTCCAGTAAAAATCTACACCTTCATCAAAAATGATATAGATACTGGATAAGCCGAAGATCGAACTACTCCGGATGGTTTTCACCCCGGGAATTCCCAAAAGTGAGGTGGTGAGCGGGTATGAAATCTGGTCCTCGATATCCTGCGGACTGCGTCCCGGCCACTCGGTATATACAATTTGTTGGTTCTCGCCAATGTCGGGGATGGCATCGACCGGGACCGGGTCGGACGGCAAAATTCCGGTGTTCCATCCAAATGGTGAATTCACAATTCCCCAGCCGATAATCACGAACAGGATGAGGAAAGTAACCAGCTTGTTTTCTAAAAAGAAACGAATTATTCTGTTGAGCATGGTTTCTTGATTTATAATTTCTGAATGTCGATTGATTCGTAGCAATAATCAATTGACCCTGTGCTTAGCTAGAAGCACAGGAATACAGCTGTAATCAGAGAAGTCTGAAAACAGAGATCATTCAAAAATCATAAACGATAAACCTGGATATCGGAAAGTAGCTCGCTCACCAACTTGGGTGGTGGTGATTCGTCGTAGGAGATTTCTGTATTTTCTTCGGATAGATGGCTTTCATGGAGTAATTCCAGCGAAAGCGTGGCTAATTCAATCGGGAAGAAAGTAACATGGTCCAACACCAGGGGAGAAGTGTAGTCTTCCTGCAACTGGTAGACGTGGTTTTCGTTATGGCAGCAACTGCCCATATCGCAAGATGAATCATCGTCGGAGCAGCCGCTGGCGTTTCCAGTTACAACAGACACATCAACCAGAGTTTCGCCGCAGTAGTGCTTGGAAACCGTGAATCCCATTGTTAGAACTAACAACAGGAAAACAATGGTAATATGACTGATTTTTCGGATCATGATACAGAAATCATCTGCAAGTATAAACGATATATCTTAGAATGAGGTTCATTTTCTCCGAAAATTTGTACTGACTCTGAGAATTTTAAACTCATTAACAAACGTTGGCGGCTAAATAGGCCGCTGGCAAGCTGAGTATTTTCAGTATTGAAATTGTATTCTAAATTGAGGAAAACAGGAGTGCGGCTTCATGTTCTTAAATAGCAGATTTTACATTGATATATCGAAACAAAGAGTTGTCAATATTAAAAGTATTTTCCACCTTTGTTATCCGCGAAATCGAAATTTTGATCAAACGAAATAACTTAAATTAGAACTTATGAGAAAGTTACCTCTTCTTTTTTTGGTGTTGGCTTTTGCCTGTCAACAACCAGCCAAGAAAGAGCAAATGCCCTACACAAAAGCCGATTTTGAAACGACTGTAGATGGCAAGCAAACATCCCTTTACATTTTGGAAAATGCCAACGGCATGAAGGTCGCCATCACCAATTACGGCGGTAAAATTGTTTCTATTTTTGCGCCCGACCGCGACGGAAATATGGCCGACGTGAATTTGGGATGGAAGTCGATTCAGGAATACCTGGACGTAAATAACGAGTATGGTGCTATTATTGGACCGTACGCGAACCGGATTGGCAACGCAACATTTACGATTGATACAACAACTTACCAACTGCCGGCCAACGATCATGGCAACTGCCTGCACAACGGACTGATTGGTTTTAAACACAGTATTTTTGATGCTGAGGAAAAAGTAACTGACGATGGTCAGGCGGTGGTGATGACGATTCATAGCCCAGACGGACAATTTGGTTTCCCCGGAAACAAAGACGTAAAAGTGACTTATACTTTGACTGCCGACAATGAGTTGAAGATTGACTACGAAGCAACTACGGATAAACCATGTCCTTTCAACCTGACGAATCACGCTTACTTCAACCTAAAAGGTGAAGGAAATGGCGATATTTTAAGTCATGTAATGTATTTGGACGCCGACTCGACAACTGTAATCGACGAGGAATTGATTCCAACGGGTGAGATTGCTTCCATTAAAGGAACTGATCTGGATTTTACGACTCCAACGCCAATTGGCGAACGTATCAATTCTGATTATGAACCGATCAAAATTGGTTTGGGATACGACCACAACTACATTTTGAATAAAGATCAGAATGCGGGAGAGCTGACTTTGGCTGGTAGCCTTTACGAGCCGGAATCGGGACGTTACATGGAAATTTTCACAACCGAACCGGCGATCCAGTTTTACTCTGGTAACTTCCAGGATGGATCGGTAACTGGTAAATATGGTAAGAAATTTGATTACAGAACCGGTTTGTGTCTGGAAACACAGCACTATCCGGATTCACCAAATCATGCGAATTTCCCAAATACGATTTTAATGCCGGGTGATACGCTGCATTCAACAACGATTTATAAGTTTTCGGCTAAATAAGCCCATTTTTATTTCAAGAAAAAAGTAAAGGCTGCCCATCGGGCAGCCTTTTTAAATATCATAAAATCCGGATCGTTCTATTCAAAGACCTGAACAGATCCATCTTCTGTGTTGCAAATAATACGGGTTGCAATATTGGCAAACAAGCCATTTTCAACCACTCCGGGGATCTGATTGATTTCGATCGTCAACGCTGCGGGATCTTCAATTTTTTCGAATTTACAATCAACGATGTAATTCTGGTTGTCGGTCACAAAAGGCTGATCGCCCTGCATGCGCAATTTGGGAGTACATCCTAATTTTTCGAGTTGGTAAGCAGTAACCTGGTATGCAAATGGCGTTACTTCAACCGGAAGCGGGAAGCTGCCCAAAACATCTGAACTTTTACTGGCATCGGCAATACAAATGAAAACTTTGCTAATGCTGGCAACAATTTTCTCGCGCAGCAAAGCACCACCGCCACCTTTAATAAGCTGCTTGTTGGGATCGAATTCGTCGGCTCCGTCAATGGTTAGGTCAATGGAGCGAACATCGGCAATATTCAGCAATGGAATGCCCAATTCTGTGGCCAGTTTTTCGGTTGCTTTCGAAGTTGGCACACCTTTGATTTTTAACCCGTCTTTGACCAGTTGTCCTATTTTTTGAATGGCATAAAAAGCTGTAGAACCGGTTCCCAGCCCCACAATCATACCATCCTGAATGTATTCGGTTGCTTTTTCTCCAACCAGCTGTTTTGCATTCATGTTTAAATCAGGTCTATTTATTTCAGTTTATAATTTTGTTATCTCAATGCTTCTAAAATCGATAGGGTAGCCTTCATACTGCAGCAGAATCCTCCCTTTCGTTACCGACGGATAGCTGCCGTCGTTGACCAGTTTCCCGTTCAGGTACTGTTTGATCAAGCCATTTTCTACCAGGATTTCGATCGTGTTCCAATCGCCGGCTGTATTTTCCGCGTCCTCATTTTTACCGATGGCAACACTGCGTCCCGGTTCGTTGCGGGCTCCGTCTTTTTCCAGTGATACGTTTTGCAGCAAAATGAAATCACCGGTTGCACCTTCTTTTATCTGGAACTGAATTCCCTGTGGCCAAAGCGTGTCTTTTGCCGACTTCGGCACCAGGTACATCAAACCGCTGTTTTTCTTTTGGCTTTTTCGTTCAACATTTTCATCGGTATTCCAACGAAATTCAGCTTTCAATTGAAAGTTGCTGAACGACTTTTCGGTCATCAGGTAGCCCGCTTTTTTACCATAAAGATGAATTGTGTTGTCGGATACAACAAAGAGTTCTTCTCCGTTTTTTAACTTTCCATCTTCAGACGAGAATGCGTACCAGCCTTTCAGATTGTCGCCATTGAACAATGAAACAGATTTTTGCGCGAAAATAGTAGTGCTCGAGAGTAGAAGAATGATTATCGTAGTGAATCTGAAATTTTGCATAGTTAGCGGAATTAGTTTCCGGTTGGCAAAATTAGATAAATCATCCAGTAAATCAGTATAATGTTAGGTGGAAAGCACAGAAAATTGCACAAAGTTTTGGGTGCAGCGTCGATCCAAATAAAAAGCAAGCCCGCTGTCATTCAACAGCGGGCTTGCTTTCCTTGAGGTCTATAAAGTAATCCTAAATTAATTGGCACTTGTAATTGGGTCGAAGTCGGCAATGTTGTGCACAATTCCTTTATTTGTCGGTCCTTCGCTACATGTAATTTTCTTCTCCAAAATGTCGTAAACAGTTTGCACCCAGGCATCGT from Mangrovibacterium diazotrophicum harbors:
- a CDS encoding heavy-metal-associated domain-containing protein translates to MKTKALSLVTLFLLGTATVFAASKTEKFKVYGNCGMCEKTIEKAALSVDGVTAADWNKETKQMEVTFDDAKTDVHKVHMAIAKAGYDTDMHKATDEAYEALPGCCQYDRTTEEPETK
- a CDS encoding efflux RND transporter periplasmic adaptor subunit, whose product is MKNFIQKIKENYGLVIVVLIVGLLLGWLISPSGEAPSSTETAVHEDHDHESEAETWTCSMHPQIRMDHPGKCPICSMDLIPLSSMQSDEETANPNDIVMTESAAKLAAVQTIVVGKGAAEKQIYLQGKVQADERNLAEMTARFGGRIEKLFVNFTGQHVRKGEKLATIYSPDLITAQRELLEATKLKDSRPSLYKASREKLKLWDLTEDQISSIEKAGEPKTYFDILATISGTVMARHVAVGDYVKKGEPLFQLINLSQVWILFDAYESDLPWLRVGDPVNFTVQALPGKEFNGKISYIDPFMSGSSRVAKVRVVVSNPQQSLKPEMFVNGIVESDKAEKSNELLIPKSAVLWTGKRSVVYVKVPNTTNPTFSFREIELGPETGNYYVVANGLNEGEEVAVNGVFKIDAAAQLQGLPSMMNPQGEESEAGQMPGMDMPKTNSTTEHAMFKVSGNCDMCKDRIETAANRIDGVLSANWDPDKQMLHLNFDPKKTSTDEVQKAVAAAGHDTEKYKAPDSVYNELPECCLYRDESHD
- a CDS encoding TolC family protein codes for the protein MKSLINTILFSMLLLGSFQASAQEQLDEYLQTAAENNPGLQASFNEYMAALEAVPQVSSLPDPQIAFGYFINPVETRNGPMKFKLSASQMFPWFGTNGAKEDAANQAAKARYELFLEAKSKLFNDVRNTYFNLYFSNTAIAVTHDNLELLSSLQKLAIIKVEAGTSSLVDEYRIEMEIGDLENQLALLRDKLLAQQVMFNKLLNREREDQIDLPDTLWDEDLPLPKADIRDSILSQNHQLLSLDMQQTAWQYKQEAARKEGAPKIMIGIDYTIIGKGENNMSGKDALMLPQVGITIPLYRNKYRSMINEAVYQETAKANEKLNKSNVLETVFEQSWKDFQDADRRITLNKNQAKLARMSIDLLETEYSNTGANFEEILRMERKLLQYKLELEKARSDKQAAVSFVNYLMGK
- a CDS encoding efflux RND transporter permease subunit, giving the protein MLNRIIRFFLENKLVTFLILFVIIGWGIVNSPFGWNTGILPSDPVPVDAIPDIGENQQIVYTEWPGRSPQDIEDQISYPLTTSLLGIPGVKTIRSSSIFGLSSIYIIFDEGVDFYWSRTRILEKLNSLPTGTLPSDVTPALGPDASALGQIYWYTLEGRDKDGKPAGGWDPQELRSVQDYYVRYGLTSAQGVAEVASIGGFVKEYQVDIDPNAMKANGVNVMQIMSAVKNSNLDIGARTLEYNRAEYLIRALGYIENIKDLEESVVAVHDNVPIRIKDVAKVNFGPATRRGGLDKGGAEAVGGVVVARYGANPMQTIENLKAKIAEIAPGLPSKILADGTISKVTIVPFYDRTGLIKETLGTLEEALSLEILISIIVVIVLVLNLRASFLISSLLPIGVLMTFIFMRRFGVDANIVALSGIAIAIGVMVDVGVVFTENIIRHLEMPDNLGVKGKKLLTVIYDATVEVAGAVITALATTVISFLPVFAMEAAEGKLFKPLAFTKTFAMLSALFIGLVFIPAFANVVFSIRFDKRKLKIVFNSILIGAGILLPIISGIWIALALVAIGVNNLQEYRWPENRRQFANYINVGITLAVVVFFMTKAWMPMGAQNSMLANFLFAIAVIGVVLGSLMTIVHFYSSILKWCLAHKWTFLSIPIFVVILGIVIWQGFNKTFGFMPDFVKETKTWQAANDRFPGIGKEFMPTLDEGSFLLMPTTMPHSGIQENLEVIAMLDKKVNAIPEVENVVGKWGRVNSALDPAPVSMYENIINYKPEYILNEDGHRMRFKVNKDDAYVLKDGSVYNPKEDGFRLIDKDELVEDKNGEYFRQWRENINSPDDIWQEIIKQATIPGLTSAPKLQPIQTRLVMLQTGMRAPMGIKVFGADLETIEKVGYELEDELKHVEGVEPMSVFADRVVGKPYIELKINREAIARYGLTVQGLQSVIGSAVGGMQLTTTVEGRERYPVRVRYAREFRDNPDDLKKVLIPTPAGVQVPLGELVDIQYTRGPQMIKSEDTFLVGYVIFDKKPGYAEVDVVENAQKYLQDKIDSGEITIPSGVKYVFTGNYENEIRATNRLLIVVPISLILIFLILYFQFKSVTMSAMTFSGILVAFSGGFLMLWLYGQSWFMNFSVGGINIRDMFQMGTVNLSVAVWVGFIALFGVATDDGVIMGTYLKQVFGRNKPETVGEIRQSILEAGSQRVRPAMMTAATTIIALIPVLTSTGKGSDIMVPMAIPSFGGMIIQVMTMFVVPVLFSMWQESKLKRELKKAKS
- a CDS encoding HYC_CC_PP family protein, coding for MIRKISHITIVFLLLVLTMGFTVSKHYCGETLVDVSVVTGNASGCSDDDSSCDMGSCCHNENHVYQLQEDYTSPLVLDHVTFFPIELATLSLELLHESHLSEENTEISYDESPPPKLVSELLSDIQVYRL
- a CDS encoding aldose epimerase family protein, with translation MRKLPLLFLVLAFACQQPAKKEQMPYTKADFETTVDGKQTSLYILENANGMKVAITNYGGKIVSIFAPDRDGNMADVNLGWKSIQEYLDVNNEYGAIIGPYANRIGNATFTIDTTTYQLPANDHGNCLHNGLIGFKHSIFDAEEKVTDDGQAVVMTIHSPDGQFGFPGNKDVKVTYTLTADNELKIDYEATTDKPCPFNLTNHAYFNLKGEGNGDILSHVMYLDADSTTVIDEELIPTGEIASIKGTDLDFTTPTPIGERINSDYEPIKIGLGYDHNYILNKDQNAGELTLAGSLYEPESGRYMEIFTTEPAIQFYSGNFQDGSVTGKYGKKFDYRTGLCLETQHYPDSPNHANFPNTILMPGDTLHSTTIYKFSAK
- the rpiA gene encoding ribose-5-phosphate isomerase RpiA, which gives rise to MNAKQLVGEKATEYIQDGMIVGLGTGSTAFYAIQKIGQLVKDGLKIKGVPTSKATEKLATELGIPLLNIADVRSIDLTIDGADEFDPNKQLIKGGGGALLREKIVASISKVFICIADASKSSDVLGSFPLPVEVTPFAYQVTAYQLEKLGCTPKLRMQGDQPFVTDNQNYIVDCKFEKIEDPAALTIEINQIPGVVENGLFANIATRIICNTEDGSVQVFE
- a CDS encoding 3-keto-disaccharide hydrolase; protein product: MQNFRFTTIIILLLSSTTIFAQKSVSLFNGDNLKGWYAFSSEDGKLKNGEELFVVSDNTIHLYGKKAGYLMTEKSFSNFQLKAEFRWNTDENVERKSQKKNSGLMYLVPKSAKDTLWPQGIQFQIKEGATGDFILLQNVSLEKDGARNEPGRSVAIGKNEDAENTAGDWNTIEILVENGLIKQYLNGKLVNDGSYPSVTKGRILLQYEGYPIDFRSIEITKL